The Streptomyces sp. NBC_01197 genome window below encodes:
- a CDS encoding transposase, whose protein sequence is MTQNDLAEACRLSAETISAAERDIALTLPTLLSISAALHADVAVIVGQAAPRRSATHGDRVMMRALSAAVHDTAAGILPTAMEGSPALDELRRVTDRAWDLYWQGQYDQVGTIAAPFLRDAAARLHVQADGERAEAWSVLSDAYRVSAYVANLLGARDLAYAAIGHARHAAEKAVDPLRAALVDSGRAWVYLRDSRLADALALAEKAAVDIEPRFSTATPAELTVYGSHINFAAVVASRMGNSDRAGDYLSQSHATGARMGRERGAYGTLHGPVTASAQAVGIKVSLGETGQALALIDSMRDYRDLLISAHQQLDGPIVLIWDNLNVHKAAGLREFAETRDWLTIYYLPPYAPDLNPVEGIWSLLRRGWLSNVAFSTPEHLVQTVRRGLRHIQYRSHLIDGCLTETGLTIRPA, encoded by the coding sequence ATGACCCAGAACGATCTCGCCGAGGCGTGCCGGCTGTCTGCCGAGACGATCAGCGCCGCAGAACGCGACATCGCGCTGACGCTGCCCACCCTCCTGTCCATCAGTGCCGCGCTGCATGCCGATGTTGCGGTGATTGTCGGGCAGGCCGCGCCCCGCAGGTCGGCCACCCACGGCGACCGTGTGATGATGCGCGCCTTGTCGGCGGCCGTGCACGACACCGCAGCCGGAATCCTGCCGACCGCGATGGAGGGGTCGCCCGCTCTTGACGAGCTGCGCCGGGTGACCGATCGGGCGTGGGATCTGTATTGGCAGGGCCAGTACGACCAGGTCGGCACGATCGCCGCGCCGTTCCTGCGGGATGCGGCCGCCCGCCTTCACGTCCAGGCGGACGGCGAGCGGGCGGAGGCGTGGTCGGTGCTGTCCGACGCTTACCGGGTGTCCGCCTACGTCGCCAACCTGCTCGGTGCGCGGGATCTGGCGTACGCGGCGATCGGACATGCTCGCCACGCCGCCGAGAAAGCCGTTGACCCGCTGCGTGCGGCGCTGGTGGACTCCGGCCGCGCCTGGGTCTACCTGCGTGACTCGCGCCTTGCCGATGCTCTCGCGCTCGCGGAGAAGGCCGCTGTGGACATCGAGCCCCGGTTCTCGACCGCGACCCCCGCGGAACTCACCGTCTACGGCTCTCACATCAACTTCGCCGCAGTGGTGGCGAGCCGGATGGGCAACAGTGACCGGGCCGGCGACTACCTCTCCCAGTCCCATGCGACCGGCGCCCGGATGGGCCGCGAGCGCGGGGCATACGGCACCCTGCACGGCCCCGTCACCGCGAGCGCTCAGGCGGTCGGCATCAAGGTGTCGTTGGGGGAGACCGGCCAGGCCCTCGCGCTCATCGACTCGATGCGCGACTACCGCGACCTGCTGATCTCCGCCCACCAGCAGCTCGACGGCCCCATCGTGCTCATCTGGGACAACCTCAACGTCCACAAAGCAGCCGGCCTGAGAGAGTTCGCCGAAACCCGCGACTGGCTGACCATCTACTACCTGCCGCCCTACGCACCCGACCTCAACCCCGTCGAGGGCATCTGGTCACTCCTACGGCGCGGATGGCTCTCGAACGTCGCCTTCAGCACCCCCGAACACCTCGTCCAGACCGTCCGGCGCGGCCTGCGGCACATCCAGTACCGCAGCCACCTCATCGACGGCTGTCTCACCGAGACCGGCCTGACCATCCGCCCCGCCTGA
- the tpg gene encoding telomere-protecting terminal protein Tpg produces MPGLAGWRLREADVGRIEQGLERALRTRPVPSSTEARLRFLLAVHRGSTRRVAAVLGVSQRTVQRWVTKKPGARRPPGSTQVRAIEEAVLARWQPRVRARRRAQAKAEGLVSHTRARFGFAAPAGSSDDPRVRWITQDLPGEVARELFAARDAGAGEQQQTVILARALGHSYFREWGRRAHGLHIAFSDVEFAECSIG; encoded by the coding sequence GTGCCCGGCCTTGCCGGCTGGCGGCTTCGAGAGGCGGACGTGGGACGGATCGAGCAGGGTTTGGAGCGCGCGTTGCGCACCCGGCCCGTTCCCTCAAGCACCGAGGCCCGCCTGCGGTTTTTGCTGGCAGTGCACCGTGGTTCCACTCGGAGGGTAGCCGCCGTGCTGGGGGTGTCGCAGCGCACCGTGCAGCGGTGGGTGACGAAGAAGCCAGGAGCGCGTCGTCCCCCGGGGTCGACGCAGGTGCGGGCGATCGAGGAAGCGGTCCTGGCTCGGTGGCAGCCCCGAGTACGGGCCCGTCGGCGTGCCCAGGCAAAGGCGGAGGGGCTCGTCTCCCATACCCGTGCGCGATTCGGATTCGCGGCTCCTGCAGGCTCATCGGACGATCCGCGGGTGCGGTGGATCACCCAGGATCTGCCGGGAGAGGTAGCCCGGGAGTTGTTCGCTGCTCGGGATGCCGGCGCGGGTGAGCAGCAGCAGACGGTGATCCTGGCCCGGGCGCTGGGACACTCCTACTTTCGCGAGTGGGGCCGCCGGGCCCACGGGCTGCACATCGCTTTCAGCGACGTCGAGTTCGCCGAATGCTCGATCGGCTGA
- a CDS encoding ATP-grasp domain-containing protein gives MIKPTVIIASTQERSESAESENLLLLAALTERGVKARVEAWDAPEQVAGWSTADLVTVRTTWDYTWRRDEFLAWAKHVDTVTVLQNPLAVMEWNSHKRYLVELARAGVPVVPTTLIPAGGPHDPLGPDPVVMKPAVAAGGRGAYLGPGHDLDGTLTDLLSQGDVLIQPVVESIAAEGEISLVKIGDTWSHAVRKIPAADGFLVQESHGGRLEGYEATPRELEVAQSALACSPAPVHAARVDLVRIAGEPVVMELELIEPDLFLRRSPREADRLADALLPNLQEIGQRLPHRPR, from the coding sequence GTGATCAAGCCGACTGTAATTATTGCAAGTACTCAAGAACGGTCCGAAAGCGCCGAATCTGAGAATCTATTGCTTTTGGCTGCGCTGACCGAACGGGGCGTGAAAGCACGTGTCGAAGCATGGGATGCCCCGGAGCAGGTAGCCGGCTGGAGCACAGCGGATCTTGTGACGGTCCGGACCACCTGGGATTACACCTGGCGACGTGACGAGTTCCTGGCCTGGGCGAAACATGTGGACACTGTGACCGTGCTGCAGAACCCTCTCGCGGTGATGGAGTGGAATTCGCACAAGCGCTACCTGGTCGAGCTTGCCCGTGCCGGAGTACCGGTTGTGCCCACTACGCTCATTCCCGCCGGTGGCCCGCACGATCCGCTGGGTCCGGACCCCGTGGTGATGAAACCGGCAGTCGCGGCAGGCGGACGGGGGGCATACCTCGGCCCGGGACACGACCTTGACGGAACCCTGACGGACCTCCTTTCCCAGGGGGATGTGCTCATTCAACCGGTTGTGGAAAGCATCGCCGCCGAGGGAGAGATATCACTCGTGAAAATCGGCGACACGTGGTCGCACGCGGTGCGGAAAATACCGGCGGCCGATGGCTTCCTCGTACAGGAAAGTCACGGAGGCCGGCTGGAAGGATACGAGGCCACCCCACGTGAGCTGGAAGTGGCCCAGAGTGCGTTGGCCTGCTCACCGGCACCCGTGCACGCGGCCCGCGTCGACCTGGTTCGCATTGCCGGTGAGCCTGTGGTGATGGAGCTCGAACTCATCGAACCGGACCTGTTTCTCCGGCGCTCTCCACGGGAGGCTGACCGCCTCGCGGACGCGCTGCTGCCGAATCTCCAGGAAATTGGACAGCGGCTGCCCCACCGGCCCCGCTGA
- a CDS encoding trypsin-like serine protease — MTTRTSSFRRPPPARPRSGSPSPTGPSASSPPTCPSSFRPAQLPVLSRDSCAGVYSEPGAPFDTTGRFCAGPANGEKAVCNGDAGGPAVLGGVVVGITSGGGPGCDKPSLFSSASYFKRWLESQ, encoded by the coding sequence CTGACGACGAGGACTTCGTCGTTCAGACGGCCACCACCCGCCCGACCACGCTCGGGCAGCCCTTCACCCACTGGTCCATCCGCAAGCTCGCCGCCTACGTGCCCCAGCAGCTTCAGGCCTGCGCAACTGCCAGTTCTGAGCCGGGACTCCTGCGCCGGCGTCTACAGCGAGCCCGGCGCTCCCTTCGACACCACGGGCAGGTTCTGCGCAGGCCCGGCCAACGGCGAGAAGGCTGTCTGTAACGGCGACGCGGGCGGCCCCGCAGTCCTGGGCGGCGTCGTCGTCGGCATCACCTCCGGCGGCGGTCCCGGGTGCGACAAGCCTTCCCTCTTCAGCAGCGCCTCGTACTTCAAACGGTGGCTCGAGTCGCAGTGA